A region of the Corynebacterium renale genome:
TGTTTAGCCAACGCGCGGGCCACAGCCTGCGGCACAGTGAGAAACTCAGCCATCAGAACCCCTTCCTAAATATTTTTAACCCAATCTTAGATAGCGACGTGTGGAAAGGCTATTTGACGTGCAGTTCGGGTGTGGATTGGGTGGGTTGGCTTGGCCGTGCGCGCGGTTTTTCTGCCGTTTGTCGCAAACCCTCCAATCTGTACACGGTGCAAAAATCTGACATGCGGGTTTAACTTGGCCTAACCGTCAGAATGGAGGCTTTGCGACATGCGGCCTCCCGCCAAGCACCGCCCGTGATACGAAAAAGACATTGTGCACGGGGTGCAAAAATTTGACCTGCGGGTTTCCGGCGCGCAGTCCTGCAGATTGTAGATTTCGTATCACTGCGCCGGCTCAGCGCCGGTTCTACGCTTCTCCCAGCACGTCTCGGACGATATATTCGGCGAAGCTTGGTGCGGAGAAGCTCAAGTATCCGTGCGAAGGGCTGTCTATGATTCCTTTATCTATCAACGACTGACGTGGCATGCTGATCGCTGATGATTCCTTACCCATAGCGCGAGCAATCTCCGCTCGTGGGACCATGTCGCCGCCTAGTTTCGCCATAGCGATGAGGAACTCTTCTTCGGCTGGCGTTGCCTTCATCCAACGGGCACGGTGAAAGTTTCGGCTTTCCTCTTGAAAATCGGCCAAGCCTTCCGAAGCTTCCCGCAGCGTAATGAAGTGCTCCGGATCTGGGTAACCAGCTGCTTTCCAAATGCAATCCCCCACCAACTGCAGAAAGTACGGATACCCCTTGCTTTCCTCTAGCGCAGCGTCAAGCGCATCCGCGTACCAGCCGACTTCACGCGACTTAGTGCTTTTGGCCAACACCTCTTGACTAGCGTTCTGGTCCAGGTTCCCCAGGTATGTGTATTTAAAACGTTCCGCAAAGCTAACCGCTTCAGTTATGACGTCCTGCGAATTGCTCAAACCCGCGGTCAGACACACTAACGGTAGATCAGCGTTCTCGTTTTGCATATGTTGCCAGGCATAAGCGAGTGCGCGTAGACCGTCGGAATCGGCCTCCTGGATTTCGTCGATAAGCAGAACTAGACCTGCATGCCCCGACTCTAAAGCGCCTGTGCAAGCCGTAGTCAGTGCATTTTGAACGAGGCGACCAGGCGATTGAATAGGCTCCGACCGGGTATTGAACTCCGCAGACACGCCCGGCGCTTGGATGGTGATGCGCTCCAACGACGAACGCACGCGCCCCACCACGTCCGACGCCCAAGAAGCGGAAGTAGCGTGCAATGCTTCGGCAATGCTGTCACTGAGCGGTGCGTCTCCGGAAGTCACCCACGCGGTGGCGAACCCATATTTCTCCGTAGCTTCCGTCTGGATTGTGCGTAACAAGCTGGTCTTACCGACGCCCCGCGGGCCAACGAATACAGAAAGACGACCTATCAGCTGCTCATCCATAGCAGCGGTCATGAGGTCAACACGTACCTCGCGGAGCAAGCGTGTGCGACCAAAAACGCGACGGGCGACATCTCCTGGTGTAAACGGGCTACGTTGCATACTCCCTGATTTTATACTTCTTTATACTTTGTTCGAAATATAAAGAAGTATAAAAATCTGGGTTGGCGGGCCGTGCGCGCGGTTTTTCTGCCGTTTGTCGCAAACCCTCCAATCTGCACGTGGTGCAAAAATTTGACCTGCGGGTTTAACTTGCCCTAACCCTCAGAATGGAGGCTTTGCGACATGCGACCTCCCGCCAGGCACCGCCCGTGATATGAAAAAGACATTGTGCACGGGGTGCAAAAATCTGACCTGCGGGTTTCCGGCGCGCGGTCATGCAGATTGTAGATTTCGTATCACTGGCCCGCGCCCAGCGCCGCCACCGACGGAGCGCGCCCCGTCGATAAGCAAAAGTTAAGCGCCTACCCACAGGTCCCCACGCCTGAGCACCTACTACACTGTGCAGGTATGACTGATGCGCAGGACAAATCCCAGGCAGGAACGCCCGCTACCCCATCGCAGCGTTATTCGGCGGCGCTAGCGAACGAGATCGAGGGGAAGTGGCAGCAGTATTGGCTGGATAATGGTACTTTCCATGCTCCGAACCCGGTGGGTGATCTCGCCGCGGATAATAAGGAGCGCCTCGATGGCGAGAAGCTTTTTGTGCAGGATATGTTCCCGTATCCGTCGGGGGCGGGTCTGCATGTGGGGCATCCGTTGGGGTATATCGCTACGGATGTGTATGCGCGTTTTAATCGGACTTTGGGTAAGAATGTCCTGCATACGCTGGGTTATGACGCCTTCGGTCTGCCCGCTGAGCAGTATGCGATTCAGACGGGTACGCATCCGCGGACCACGACGATGGCGAACATTGAGAATATGAAGCGTCAGCTGGGTGCGTTGGGTTTGGGTCACGATGAGCGTCGCGCGGTGGCTACCACGGATCCTGAGTTTTATAAGTGGACGCAGTGGATTTTCCTGCAGATTTATAATGCGTGGTTCGATAAGGATCAGCAGAAGGCCCGCCCGATCGCCGAGTTGGAGGAGCTCTTCGCCACTGGTAAAAAGCAGCTTGACGACGGCCGCTCCTGGGATTCGCTCACTTCCCTAGAAAAGCAGCAGGTCTTGGACGAGTTCCGTCTGGTGTACCGCGCGAATTCGATGGTGAACTGGTGCCCGGGCTTGGGCACGGTTTTGGCGAACGAGGAAGTCACCGCCGACGGCCGTTCCGAGCGCGGCAATTTCCCGGTGTTCCGGAAGCGTTTGTCGCAGTGGATGATGCGTATTACGGCGTATTCGGATCGCCTGCTCGATGATCTTGACCTGCTGGATTGGCCGGAGAAGGTCAAGTCGATGCAGCGTAACTGGATCGGCCGCTCCCGTGGTGCGGAGGTTAATTTCGACGCCTCCGGCCACACCATCACCGTCTTCACTACCCGCCCGGATACTCTCTTCGGCGCGACCTACATGGTTCTGGCGCCTGAGCATGAGCTTGTCGACGTCCTCGTCTCCGATGAGCAGCGTGGGGCCGTCGATAAGTACCGTGCTGAGATTGCGTCCAAGTCTGACCTGGAGCGCCAAGAGAATAAGGAAAAGACGGGTGTGTTCATTGGCGCGTACGCCACGAACCCCGTCAACGGCGCGCAGCTGCCGATTTACATCGCCGACTACGTGCTGACCGGCTACGGCACGGGTGCGATCATGGCGGTGCCGGCGCACGATACTCGCGACTACGAGTTCGCCCAGAAGTTTGACCTGCCGATCGTGGAGGTCGTCACGGGTGGCGACATCTCCGAGGAGGCCTACACCGGCGACGGCGTCCTAGCGAACTCCGCGAATGATCGCGGCCTGGACCTCAACGGCCTGGGCAAGGACGCGGCCATCGACGCTGCCATCTCCTGGCTGGCTAACGAGGGCGTGGGCCACGAGAAGGTGCAGTACAAGCTGCGCGACTGGCTCTTTGCCCGCCAGCGCTACTGGGGCGAGCCCTTCCCCATCGTCTACGATGCAGACGGCGAAGCCCACGCCCTGCCGGAGTCGATGCTGCCGGTCGAACTGCCCGACGTGGAGGACTACACCCCGCCGAGCTTCGACCCCGAGGACGCTGACTCCGAGCCGCAGCCCCCGCTGGCGAAGGAACGCGGCTGGGTCGAGGTAGAACTGGACCTCGGTGACGGCACAAAGACCTACTACCGCGACACGAACGTCATGCCACAGTGGGCGGGTTCCTCCTGGTACCAGCTGCGTTACATTGATCCGACGAACTCGGACGCGTTCGTAGACCTGGAGAACGAGCGCTACTGGACCGGCCCGCAGCCCGATAAGCACGGCGAGAACGACCCGGGCGGCGTGGACCTGTACGTCGGCGGCGTGGAGCACGCGGTGCTGCACCTGCTGTACTCGCGCTTCTGGCACAAGGTGCTCTTCGACTTGGGCCACGTGACGTCGCGTGAGCCGTACCGTCGACTGTTCAACCAGGGTTACATCCAGGCGTACGCGTACACGGATTCCCGCGGCGTGTACGTCCCGGCCGCCGAGGTTGAGGAGAAGGACGGCAAGTTCTACTACAACGGCGAAGCCGTAAATCAGGAGTACGGGAAGATGGGCAAGTCCCTGAAAAATTCCGTTACCCCGGATGCGATCGTCGCCGAGTATGGTGCGGATACGCTGCGCGTCTACGAAATGTCGATGGGCCCGCTGGATACGTCCCGCCCGTGGGCGACGAAGGACGTCGTCGGCGCCTACCGCTTCCTGCAGCGCACGTGGCGCCTGGTGGTGGATGAGGAAAGCGGCGAGGTCACCGTCTCCGATTCTGCGCTTAACGACGACGACCTGAAAGCCCTTCACCGCACCATCGCAGGTGTGCGCGAAGACTATGTCAACCTGCACATCAACACGGTGGTCGCGAAGCTCATCGAGTACGTCAACTACCTGACTAAGGCGCACACCGGATCCGTGCCGCGTGCCGCCGTCGAGCCGCTGGTTGTCATGCTCTCCCCCGTCGCGCCGCACATCGCGGAAGAATTGTGGGCGCGCCTGGGCCACGAGGGCGGTGTCACTTACGTGGATTACCCAGACTACGACGAAAAGTGGCTCGTCGACGACGAAATCGAGCTGCCCGTCCAGGTCAACGGCAAGGTCCGCGGCCGCGTCATGGTTGCCACCGACGCCGACAAGGACACCGTGGTTGCTGCTGCCCGCGACGCCGTCGCCTCCCACCTCGAGGGCAAGAACGTGGTCAAGGAGATCGTCGTCCCCGGTCGCATGGTGAACCTGGTGGTGAAGTAGCGCGCGAGCGCGTTGGGTTTCGCTGGCGCCCGCGTTTCCTGCTGTGTGCAGGGGCGCGGGCGTTGTGCTGTGTGGTGCATTAAGGGTTCCACAGCTTAGATGATTGGAAATCGATAGGAACGTCCATGTCATCGAGCCAATCATCTTCGGCGCTGAGAAAGTGATCGCGTAAATCTGATACGACATTATTGTGTGGATCGATATGATGCACGATGAATGCTGCTACGGCAAGCAAGTAATAGAGTGAAGAGCGATCGGCATCTTCAATTGCTTCGCTCAGTAGGTGCGGGGGATTTCTGATAGCTGACATCGTCAATGACGTCTGACGATTCCAAACACGCGAATGATGTGCCGCCGCATTTCGAAAGACGGTAAATACCTGCAGGAAGCTTGCTAAAACAGACTGGTGAATGTCTAGCCGTTTGGCGATGTCTTTCCTAATCTTCTCCTGTTTAATGTTGTTGTAGAACTTTGAGAGGAGCCCGATTGACATGAGCTCCGTGACCATCCATATGGGAGGCCGTGTGTCAGCGTATTTCTTGTAGAAGGCTTTAATGAAAAATTCTTGATGCCGGTCTCGAAGTCGCTTATCAAGTTCACCCAGATCTCGTAGGTGTGCCTCTTGGTTATGAAATTTAGTCTTATCTTGGTAGCCCATCGGGCCGTAGTGGTGGGCAAGGGCGTTGGCTAATGCCGATCGTAGCCATACTTCGATGGGTTCGGAGAGGCGCATGATTAAGGTGCGTAGGGTTGAATCGAATTCGTAAAGGCTAATTACCTGGTCTAACGTTGTTCCTGGGAGAATAAGGTGGCTATCGGAGTCTTCATAAAACCACCACATGTATCCGGAAAGTCGGTAGTACCCGATGCGTTTGATAGCTGCTGTCAGCTCGTCCTTTTGGGCTCGCAGGCCTCGACCCCGTATTTTTTGGACCTGTTGATCGAGCGAGATTGCAGGTTTAGAAAAGTGGACCTTTGCTCTTCCGCGCATGGTGTAATCGTAGAAGAAAATTAAGGAACCCGCCTATTTGAGGGCTTCAGCGACGTGAAACTAACCTTGGCGGGTCTTGTTAACTGCAATCCTAGCACTTGAGAGTCACAAACTCCAGTGGGATGGAGGGTAATCGGAAGGCTACCTCATGCGCCCACATGTACGGTTGTACACTGGAGTTTTCTCTGATAGTTTAAAGATGCGTGAGCGCAGCGCAAACGGGACCAGGCAAATTTTTTGTCAGTGCTGCGCTCATTCTTTTGCCTTAATGCGGGCTCGGGCGCGCGGGCCTCAGCCGCACCCCGTCTACCCGCACCCGCGGGGTGGTTCGAAGGTTTGAATAGCGGCGTTTTTTCGGCGAAAAATGTCTATTTTTCCAGGACAGCGTACGGTGGGGGCTGTTTATTGCACTTTTCCTATCCCGTATCCAAGGAGAATGATGGCCGGTAAAAACCGCATGGGTAAAGGCAAGCTAGCGGCGCTCGCAGGTGCTCTCAGTGTGGGGGCGCTCGCTGCCCGTGACCTGACTCAGAAGAAGCATTCGATTTTGCGGATTTACCCCGTATTGGGGCATGCGCGTTACGCGTTGGAGGCGATTCGCCCGGAGCTGCAGCAGTATTTCATTGAACGTAACTGGGATGGCCGGCCGTTCGACCGTAATACTCGTAGCCTGATTTATTCGCGTGCGAAGGGGCAGACGTCGACGACGGCGTTCGGTACCCAGGAGGACGTGTACGCGCAGGGGCATCGCAGTCTTATTCATTCGATGCGTCCGCTAGCTGTGCCGGAGGAGCCAGCGCGCGTGATGATTGGTGGCCCGCAGTGCGATAAGCCGTATAGCTGCTCGTTGCTCAACGTGTCGGCGATGAGTTTCGGTTCCCTGTCGGGTCGTGCTGTCGAGGCGCTGAATAAGGGCGCGGAGATGGGCGGCTTCTACCATGACACCGGCGAGGGCGGTCTGTCGCCGCACCACACGAAGCACAATGGTGACCTGGTGTGGGAGTTGGGCACCGGCTACTTCGGAGCACGTACTCCCGACGGTGGCTTCGACGACGAGACGTTCGCCCGCAAAGCGCAGTCCGACCAGGTGAAGATGACGCTGCTGAAGATTTCGCAGGGTGCCAAGCCTGGCCTCGGTGGGGAGCTGCCGGCGTCGAAGGTGACGGAGGAGGTCGCGGAGATTCGTGGCATCCCGGTGGGCAAGGCGTTTACGTCGCCCGGCGCGCATTCGGAGTTCGATACGCCGAAGGGGATGCTCGAGTTCCTGGACAAGATGCGTCGCCTCTCTGGCGGGAAGCCGGTGGGTTTCAAGCTGTGCGTGGGTTCGCGCCAGGAGTTTTTGGCCGTGTGCAAGGCCATGTTGGAGACGAACATTCTGCCGGATTACATCGTGGTCGACGGGGCCGAGGGCGGTACGGGTTCGGCGCCGAAGGAGTTTGAGGACCACGTCGGCATGCCCCTGACCGAGGGCCTGACCTTCGTGCACAACGCGCTTGTGGGCTGTGGCCTGCGCGAACACATCAAGATTGGGGCGGCTGGCAAGATTGCTGCGGGCAACGACATCGTGCGCCGCCTGGTCCAGGGCGCGGATTTCCTCCTGTCGGCGCGCGCCATGATGATGGCCATCGGCTGCGTCCAGGCGATGGAGTGCCACCTGGGTACGTGCCCGGCGGGTGTAGCTACGCAGGATAAGTGGCGTGAACGCGCACTCGACGTGCCGGACAAGGCGATGCGCGTCAAGCGCTACCAGGCGGCGACCGTCGCCTCGGCGATGAAACTCATGGCCACCATGGGCGCCACCAACCCCAGCGAGCTGCGCCCCGACATGATCCGCTGCAACGACGACTACGGCAAACCACAAACCTACGCCGAGCGTTACCAGTGGCTTGACGACGGCCAACTCACCGCCGGCGACATCCCCGACAACTGGGCCGCCGACTGGGCCGCCGCGTCGGCCGACACGTTCGCTCGCGTCTAGGCGTATACGCCTACCCGTCTTAGACTGGTGCCATGAGCTGGCACATTTACGACACCCTGCGCGCACCCCTGCCCCGCGACATCACGGTGACCGACTTCGGCATCGCCCCGCACTGGGCGTGGGTGCGCACCTCCGACGGGCATATCGGCATGGGCGCGGTGTACCCCGGCGACGGACGTCCCGTCGCATCCGACTCCCCGGTCGGTATGTCGCTTCACGACGCCTCCGCACTCATCACCTCCTGGAACTTCGCGGAAGCCGGCGTCGGATTGGCCACGATGAACGCCTGGTACAACCGTCCACCCGTACCCGCCGGCACGGACGCCGACGCGTTCTCTGCTTTCGCGCGCCGCTGCGCGGGTAAGCGCGTGGGCGTGGTCGGTCATTTCCCGGGTCTGGAGAAAACCCTGCACCCGGTGGCGGACGTCCACGTCTTCGAGCGTGTGCCCCGCCCCGGCGATTACCCCGACTCGGCTGCCGAATTCCTCCTGCCGACCATGGACGCGGTCTTCATCACCGCGTCAGCCCTGGTGAACAAAACGTTGCCGCGCCTGCTTGAGCTGTGCCCGCATGCGTGGGTCGCGCTCGTGGGCCCCTCCACGCCGCTGGCCTCTGCGCTTTTCGACGCCGGCGTGAACTGCCTTTCCGGCTTCATACCCACGAATCCCATGGGCTTGCATGCGAGCCTACGGGGTATTGGTGGCGGCCGGAAGTGGGACCACGGCGTCCGGGTGAACGTGGAGGGTTAGTAATCCGGCATCGAGAGTGGCGCCGGACCGTACCAGGATTCCGGAATCGCCTCGGGGGAGAACGACGGGTGCACTTCCGTTGGGATTGGGGGTTGGATCGGTTCGATCGTTTCGGCCTCATGGGTAGTTGCTTGACCGGGGTTCAAGTAGATAGCTCCGCCCGCGACGATGATGGCTGCGGCGACGAGCACGAAGTTACGTTTGTGCATAGTGGTTCCTTTCGATGCGGTGTTATCGGAACACTATCCCAGCGCAGCGCCTAACACAATAGTTTGTTTGAAAATTTCTGCAGTGAGAATATTTCCTGGGCTACAGCGTCGTCGCAGTTACACCACCCACGACGAGCGCCAGGAAGCAGACTGCCGCGACCGCCCACCAGTGGCGTTTCGGCAGAAGCGGAAGCTCATCGTCCGGGCGCGCGAAAGCACGACGCTCGGAGATGGCCAGCAGTTCCCAATTGGTGCTGTATTCCTCACGTGCCTGCGCCCACGCCCGCACGGTCCGGGTATCGGCGCGGTTGCGCAGGTGCCAATACGTGCCGGGCAGGGCGAAGGTCACGAAGTACGCCAGTGCGGTGGCCGTGTTTGTGGGGGTGGGGGCGTCGATAAGCGGTAAGAGCATGAGCGCGCCCAGTACAATCGTCCCACCCGCGGCGATGCGCTTGGCGCGGGTGGGCCGGTACTTTTGCAGCCGCGCGCCGGCATCGGTCTCGGCGAGGTAGGGCAGGAGCGGGTCGGACATGCGCTCAGTGTACGTACGACTCCAAGGCCAGGGCGAATTCCTCCGCCGTGAAGCGTCGCCCGAAGAACGGCTGCCCAGGCGTCAAGGCGCGTGCGGGTGCACGTACCGGGTCGAAGCCCATGTCGCTGATCAGCTTGTCGACGGCCACCGCATACTCCTCGGCACCCGCAACACCCATCGCGCGCCCTAGGTGGGCTTCCGTGTGTAACTCGCTGTAAGTCGTGTGGTTTAGCGTCTTGACCACCGGGTTGTTGGGGAAAAGCTCGGGCACGTTGACTTCGGGGGCGTCGTCCCAGGCGTTGGTGGCGTCGATAAGCAGGGTGCCGGGCGTGGGGTCGAGCGTGTGTAGCGCCTCCTGCGGGATGGCGAGGATGACGGCGTCGGCGTGTTTCCACAGCTCAGCGGGGGTAACCCAGTGGGCGCCGGGCAAGGTAGTTTCGACGATCATCGCGTTAATCGGCGTGTCCCGGCCGGTGACATAGGTGGGGTAGCCAGCCTCGAGGGCCAGGCGCGCGACCGCGGTGCCCAGGCGGCCGGTACCGACGACCCCGACGGTGGTGATTGCGTGGGTGTGCTCAACTCCGCTAGTGTGTGACATATCAACAACCATAGCAAAGGAGACACCATGACACACCTCGAGTTTGGCGTCGAAACATTCGGCGACGTCACCAAAGATGCCACCGGCACGTTCATTCACCCGGCGCAGGTGATCCGCAACGTCGTCGAGGAGGCGCGTACGGCTGAACGGGTGGGCCTCGACGTCTTTGGCATCGGCGAGCACCACCGCGACGACTACGCCATCTCTGCACCGGATACGGTGCTCGCCGGAATCGCCACTGTGACGGAAAAGATTCGGCTAGGAACCGCCGTCACCGTCCTCTCCTCCGACGACCCAGTGCGCATCCACGAACGCTTTGCCACCCTCGACGCCCTATCCAACGGACGCGCAGAAATCATCCTCGGCCGCGGCTCCTTCACCGAATCCTTCCCGCTCTTCGGCTACGACCTGGCCAACTACGAAGAACTCTTCAACGAAAAACTCGAGCTCTACATGCGGCTGCGGGGCGCACAACCCGTGTCCTGGAAAGGCACGCACGCGCAAGACCTGGACAACGTCACCGTCTACCCGCCGTATGAACACGGACGCCTCAAAACGTGGATCGCCGTAGGCGGGTCACCGCAATCGGTCGTACGTACTGCCCATTACGACCTCCCGCTCATGCTCGCAATCATCGGCGGCGACCCGTCCCGCTTCGCCCCATTCGCCGACCTGTACCGGCGCGCCCAGGAAGAATTCGGCCACGCACCCCAGCCGGTGGGCTACCACACGTGGGGTTACGTCGCCGAGACGGACGAGGAGGCGCGCGAGGAATTCGCCGAACCGTACCTGGCGGTGCAGCGCCGCCTGGCGAAGGACCGCGGGTGGTCGGCGGCGAACCGCGCCGTGTACAACAACGAACTCGTGCGCGGGTCCCTGGCGGTCGGGTCACCGCATACGGTTGCACGTCGGATTGCGGATGGGATGAAGGCGCTCGGCGCGACGCGTTACGACATGAAGATTTCCAACGGCCCGCTGTCGCACGAGAAGATTAATCGCTCCATCGAACTGTTCGGCACGAAAGTGGTGCCGTTGGTTAAGGACATGCTCGCTTAGACGAGTCGTGCGCGCTGTCGGTTCCCGCGATTTCCCGTGGGCGCGCCGGGCTGTGGATAACGTGGCGCGCATAGGCGTTGTTAACAGGCGGAAAAATTAGTTTCCCCGGGGCGGGTTGCGTGCTTTTAGGCTCGCAGCCATGAGTCTTATTGATAAGTTAACGTCCCTGTTCGCGAGCGGTTTTGCCATCATCGAGGCGGTCGGTGATGCCACGTGCGAGGAGTTGAAGAACGCCCACATCCCGCCGCATTTGGCGAACCAGCTCGTTGCGGCTCGGCGCATGCTTTTTGGGGCCACGACCCATTCGAGGTACCAGAAGAGGGTGCGGAAGGTGGCCGTCGATAAGCAATTAGATGTGCTGCTCATCATTGCCCAAACGACGGCCCGGGTGAAGCACGAAACTACCCGGTGGCGGCTCCGCGAAGAGCTCCTGGCCAGCACACTTGCCGCCGAGCCGCTGCGCAAATACGCCAACAAGCGCATCAAAGATTTACAGCCGCCCGCCCCGCCGGAACCCGGCATCACGTATACGCGTCACCGCGGGGACGCCGCGAGCGTCAAAATCACCACCGACTCCGCCACCATCGCCGACCTAAAAGCCAACCTCAAAGACCTCAACGACCTCACCGCGCTTTTCGACGGCACCCTCGCCAAACAACCCATAGCCACAACCGTGACCATCACGCTCGACGAACTCACCGACGTCATTCGTGGCGACGACTCGGTAGAAATCATCGCCACCAACGGCGCACGCTACACCGGTGAAGAATTCGTCAACCGCATGGTCGCCGACTACGGGTACGCCGTCCTCTTCCACCCACTCATCGGCCCCATCGACGCCTTCCGCACCGCCCGCACCGCCAACTACAAACAAG
Encoded here:
- a CDS encoding NADPH-dependent F420 reductase, with amino-acid sequence MSHTSGVEHTHAITTVGVVGTGRLGTAVARLALEAGYPTYVTGRDTPINAMIVETTLPGAHWVTPAELWKHADAVILAIPQEALHTLDPTPGTLLIDATNAWDDAPEVNVPELFPNNPVVKTLNHTTYSELHTEAHLGRAMGVAGAEEYAVAVDKLISDMGFDPVRAPARALTPGQPFFGRRFTAEEFALALESYVH
- a CDS encoding ATP-binding protein — translated: MQRSPFTPGDVARRVFGRTRLLREVRVDLMTAAMDEQLIGRLSVFVGPRGVGKTSLLRTIQTEATEKYGFATAWVTSGDAPLSDSIAEALHATSASWASDVVGRVRSSLERITIQAPGVSAEFNTRSEPIQSPGRLVQNALTTACTGALESGHAGLVLLIDEIQEADSDGLRALAYAWQHMQNENADLPLVCLTAGLSNSQDVITEAVSFAERFKYTYLGNLDQNASQEVLAKSTKSREVGWYADALDAALEESKGYPYFLQLVGDCIWKAAGYPDPEHFITLREASEGLADFQEESRNFHRARWMKATPAEEEFLIAMAKLGGDMVPRAEIARAMGKESSAISMPRQSLIDKGIIDSPSHGYLSFSAPSFAEYIVRDVLGEA
- a CDS encoding HNH endonuclease signature motif containing protein; its protein translation is MSLIDKLTSLFASGFAIIEAVGDATCEELKNAHIPPHLANQLVAARRMLFGATTHSRYQKRVRKVAVDKQLDVLLIIAQTTARVKHETTRWRLREELLASTLAAEPLRKYANKRIKDLQPPAPPEPGITYTRHRGDAASVKITTDSATIADLKANLKDLNDLTALFDGTLAKQPIATTVTITLDELTDVIRGDDSVEIIATNGARYTGEEFVNRMVADYGYAVLFHPLIGPIDAFRTARTANYKQALMARAETNTCVWPDCRRPADETQIHHLKAWKNGGNTNQENLCCLCAFHNAVNDDERLHGKFGYMTRIDGKLQWVPPTTGHVDANAEAQLAQDRLTEVAAT
- a CDS encoding Abi family protein codes for the protein MRGRAKVHFSKPAISLDQQVQKIRGRGLRAQKDELTAAIKRIGYYRLSGYMWWFYEDSDSHLILPGTTLDQVISLYEFDSTLRTLIMRLSEPIEVWLRSALANALAHHYGPMGYQDKTKFHNQEAHLRDLGELDKRLRDRHQEFFIKAFYKKYADTRPPIWMVTELMSIGLLSKFYNNIKQEKIRKDIAKRLDIHQSVLASFLQVFTVFRNAAAHHSRVWNRQTSLTMSAIRNPPHLLSEAIEDADRSSLYYLLAVAAFIVHHIDPHNNVVSDLRDHFLSAEDDWLDDMDVPIDFQSSKLWNP
- a CDS encoding DUF364 domain-containing protein: MSWHIYDTLRAPLPRDITVTDFGIAPHWAWVRTSDGHIGMGAVYPGDGRPVASDSPVGMSLHDASALITSWNFAEAGVGLATMNAWYNRPPVPAGTDADAFSAFARRCAGKRVGVVGHFPGLEKTLHPVADVHVFERVPRPGDYPDSAAEFLLPTMDAVFITASALVNKTLPRLLELCPHAWVALVGPSTPLASALFDAGVNCLSGFIPTNPMGLHASLRGIGGGRKWDHGVRVNVEG
- a CDS encoding LLM class flavin-dependent oxidoreductase, giving the protein MTHLEFGVETFGDVTKDATGTFIHPAQVIRNVVEEARTAERVGLDVFGIGEHHRDDYAISAPDTVLAGIATVTEKIRLGTAVTVLSSDDPVRIHERFATLDALSNGRAEIILGRGSFTESFPLFGYDLANYEELFNEKLELYMRLRGAQPVSWKGTHAQDLDNVTVYPPYEHGRLKTWIAVGGSPQSVVRTAHYDLPLMLAIIGGDPSRFAPFADLYRRAQEEFGHAPQPVGYHTWGYVAETDEEAREEFAEPYLAVQRRLAKDRGWSAANRAVYNNELVRGSLAVGSPHTVARRIADGMKALGATRYDMKISNGPLSHEKINRSIELFGTKVVPLVKDMLA
- a CDS encoding FMN-binding glutamate synthase family protein, with the translated sequence MAGKNRMGKGKLAALAGALSVGALAARDLTQKKHSILRIYPVLGHARYALEAIRPELQQYFIERNWDGRPFDRNTRSLIYSRAKGQTSTTAFGTQEDVYAQGHRSLIHSMRPLAVPEEPARVMIGGPQCDKPYSCSLLNVSAMSFGSLSGRAVEALNKGAEMGGFYHDTGEGGLSPHHTKHNGDLVWELGTGYFGARTPDGGFDDETFARKAQSDQVKMTLLKISQGAKPGLGGELPASKVTEEVAEIRGIPVGKAFTSPGAHSEFDTPKGMLEFLDKMRRLSGGKPVGFKLCVGSRQEFLAVCKAMLETNILPDYIVVDGAEGGTGSAPKEFEDHVGMPLTEGLTFVHNALVGCGLREHIKIGAAGKIAAGNDIVRRLVQGADFLLSARAMMMAIGCVQAMECHLGTCPAGVATQDKWRERALDVPDKAMRVKRYQAATVASAMKLMATMGATNPSELRPDMIRCNDDYGKPQTYAERYQWLDDGQLTAGDIPDNWAADWAAASADTFARV
- the leuS gene encoding leucine--tRNA ligase, whose product is MTDAQDKSQAGTPATPSQRYSAALANEIEGKWQQYWLDNGTFHAPNPVGDLAADNKERLDGEKLFVQDMFPYPSGAGLHVGHPLGYIATDVYARFNRTLGKNVLHTLGYDAFGLPAEQYAIQTGTHPRTTTMANIENMKRQLGALGLGHDERRAVATTDPEFYKWTQWIFLQIYNAWFDKDQQKARPIAELEELFATGKKQLDDGRSWDSLTSLEKQQVLDEFRLVYRANSMVNWCPGLGTVLANEEVTADGRSERGNFPVFRKRLSQWMMRITAYSDRLLDDLDLLDWPEKVKSMQRNWIGRSRGAEVNFDASGHTITVFTTRPDTLFGATYMVLAPEHELVDVLVSDEQRGAVDKYRAEIASKSDLERQENKEKTGVFIGAYATNPVNGAQLPIYIADYVLTGYGTGAIMAVPAHDTRDYEFAQKFDLPIVEVVTGGDISEEAYTGDGVLANSANDRGLDLNGLGKDAAIDAAISWLANEGVGHEKVQYKLRDWLFARQRYWGEPFPIVYDADGEAHALPESMLPVELPDVEDYTPPSFDPEDADSEPQPPLAKERGWVEVELDLGDGTKTYYRDTNVMPQWAGSSWYQLRYIDPTNSDAFVDLENERYWTGPQPDKHGENDPGGVDLYVGGVEHAVLHLLYSRFWHKVLFDLGHVTSREPYRRLFNQGYIQAYAYTDSRGVYVPAAEVEEKDGKFYYNGEAVNQEYGKMGKSLKNSVTPDAIVAEYGADTLRVYEMSMGPLDTSRPWATKDVVGAYRFLQRTWRLVVDEESGEVTVSDSALNDDDLKALHRTIAGVREDYVNLHINTVVAKLIEYVNYLTKAHTGSVPRAAVEPLVVMLSPVAPHIAEELWARLGHEGGVTYVDYPDYDEKWLVDDEIELPVQVNGKVRGRVMVATDADKDTVVAAARDAVASHLEGKNVVKEIVVPGRMVNLVVK